One Diceros bicornis minor isolate mBicDic1 chromosome 26, mDicBic1.mat.cur, whole genome shotgun sequence DNA segment encodes these proteins:
- the DNAAF8 gene encoding dynein axonemal assembly factor 8 has protein sequence MASHDKDTGPSLPSPWAAVLEAVREQLPSLDSDSSLSDCGEEELFIFQRNQAALIPDLSEELAEDPAGAWVTTADGSPPEPVVPVEFAAEPWREWDARTKDSASLEGRGPGRSSESPGKSSSLLRMSEETPRWQEGELGGMAFNTKGSQSPAWGLQGEATLSPQEGDLKTQPPSTASRAREGSDSADGRALRRERRKMIKRDILHKVTWDARGPACSDQSQVKVTPCGAAASGPRPETPPEQPLEGLPLLSLQELEEWDLDHILQNLVGREDDWGDGPPGATWWATDRLQGRDQAVSSAQDRLMEQLALLCATQSRAAASAGKVPADTPQDTEQKAASRCASTELGFQAELGPTLARGMRLRNPAEPPTIFIDLRPKEPSDQESSESEPSFPAPISSSSSSDSEEEGEEDTAALRDQQGPWGLRDCTGKSQLLQQLRAFRKGTTQPKLLASKGPSGQKAQAPEDSAGSGTGRKQHVTLQAERQSTQARPPGGSPRALGDPPGPGTARETLVPPLGQL, from the exons ATGGCATCCCATGACAAAGATACGGGGCCCtcactgccctctccctgggctgCCGTCCTTGAGGCTGTCAGGGAGCAGCTGCCGTCCCTGGACTCGGATTCCTCCTTG TCGGACTGCGGGGAAGAGGAGCTGTTCATCTTCCAGCGAAATCAAGCTGCCCTGATTCCAGACTTGTCGGAGGAGCTGGCGGAAGACCCTGCCGGGGCCTGGGTCACTACAGCTGACGGGTCCCCTCCTGAG CCAGTTGTGCCTGTGGAATTTGCTGCCGAACCCTGGAGGGAATGGGATGCGAGGACAAAGGATTCGGCCTCTCTGGAAGGAAGGGGCCCTGGTCGGTCTTCGGAGAGCCCTGGTAAGAGCAGCTCTCTTCTTAGGATGTCCGAGGAGACCCCCAGGTGGCAGGAAGGCGAACTTGGGGGCATGGCCTTCAACACCAAGGGATCCCAGAGTCCtgcctgggggctgcagggagaagCCACCCTCTCCCCCCAGGAAGGAGACCTGAAGACCCAGCCCCCAAGCACTGCCTCCCGAGCCCGTGAGGGCTCAGACTCCGCAGACGGCAGAGCCCTCcgcagggagagaaggaagatgatCAAAAGAGACATTCTGCATAAAGTCACCTGGGATGCCCGGGGCCCAGCCTGCAGTGACCAAAGTCAAGTGAAGGTGACGCCCTGTGGAGCAGCAGCGTCAGGTCCGAGACCAGAAACTCCACCAGAGCAGCCCCTGGAAGGACTGCCACTGCTCTCCCTCCAG gAACTCGAAGAGTGGGATCTGGATCACATCCTTCAGAATCTGGTGGGACGAGAAGACGACTGGGGAGATGGCCCACCTGGAGCCACGTGGTGGGCAACTGACCGCCTGCAGGGCCGAG ACCAGGCTGTGTCGAGTGCCCAGGACAGGCTCATGGAACAGCTTGCCCTCCTGTGCGCCACGCAGTCCAGAGCTGCAGCCTCTGCCGGGAAGGTGCCTGCTGACACACCCCAGGACACCGAGCAGAAGGCCGCAAGCAG ATGTGCTTCCACAGAGCTGGGCTTCCAGGCTGAGCTGGGCCCGACACTGGCCAGGGGTATGCGGCTAAGGAACCCAGCAGAGCCTCCCACCATCTTCATCGATCTGCGGCCGAAGGAGCCATCAGACCAGGAGTCGTCTGAAAG CGAACCCTCGTTTCCTGCCCCcatctccagctccagctcttctGACagcgaggaggagggggaagaggacaCAGCGGCTCTGAGAGACCAGCAGGGCCCCTGGGGGCTGAG GGACTGTACCGGGAAAAGTCAGCTTCTCCAGCAGCTCAGGGCATTTCGGAAGGGGACCACTCAGCCCAAGTTGCTTGCCAGCAAGGGTCCCAGTGGCCAGAAGGCTCAGGCCCCTGAAGATTCTGCCGGATCCGGAACTGGGAGGAAGCAACACGTAACACTCCAGGCTGAGAGGCAGAGCACCCAGGCCAGACCCCCAGGAGGAAGTCCCAGGGCCCTGGGGGACCCTCCTGGGCCAGGGACAGCCAGGGAGACCCTGGTGCCTCCTCTAGGCCAACTGTAG